From one Danio rerio strain Tuebingen ecotype United States chromosome 19, GRCz12tu, whole genome shotgun sequence genomic stretch:
- the krt1-19d gene encoding keratin, type I cytoskeletal 50 kDa, translating into MASSYSTRSYMSSGSSIRMSSSSSSSQRVSSMRAGSVYGGAGGSDVRISRATHSAGGFSMSGSADNSSIIGNEKITMQSLNDRLATYLAKVRALEKANAELELKIRQFLDGKASPKTRDYSAYYVTIEDLQTKIMAAIHLKGGLHLSIDNTSLAMNDFKTKFEMEHVMRQSVEADIVGLKRVLDELNMSRKDITMQIEGLKEELVFLKKNHEEDLLAARAQMSGQVHVEVDAAPHQDLTKILAEIREHYEAVTAKNQRELEQWFKTKSESLKQEVVTSTTDLKTSRSEINAVKSRLQALEIELQSLLALKASLETTLSDTKNRYSMKLSGYQHQVTVLEEQIVQLRADLERQRHDYQMLLDIKARLEMEIAEYRRLLDGEATVKTTSSSTSRTKVITVVEEVVDGKVVSTSSSSTMSDSRRLI; encoded by the exons ATGGCCTCCAGCTACTCCACCCGAAGCTACATGTCCTCCGGCAGCTCCATCCGCATGtcgagcagcagcagcagcagtcagcgggtcagcAGCATGCGGGCCGGCAGTGTTTATGGCGGTGCTGGAGGATCAGACGTCCGCATCTCCAGAGCCACTCATTCTGCTGGAGGCTTCAGCATGTCTGGATCTGCAGACAACAGCAGCATCATCGGCAATGAGAAGATCACCATGCAGAGCCTCAATGACCGTCTGGCCACTTACCTGGCTAAGGTGCGCGCACTAGAGAAGGCCAATGCAGAGCTGGAGCTGAAGATCCGTCAGTTTCTAGATGGCAAAGCCTCCCCGAAGACTCGCGACTATAGCGCGTACTATGTCACCATTGAGGATCTGCAGACCAAG ATCATGGCAGCCATTCATCTGAAGGGTGGACTCCATCTCAGCATCGACAACACCAGTCTGGCcatgaatgattttaaaacaaa ATTTGAAATGGAGCACGTCATGCGTCAGTCTGTGGAAGCGGACATTGTGGGCCTGAAGAGGGTGCTGGATGAGCTCAACATGTCCAGAAAGGACATCACCATGCAGATTGAAGGCCTGAAGGAGGAGCTGGTGTTCTTGAAGAAGAACCATGAGGAG GATCTCTTGGCTGCGCGCGCACAAATGAGCGGACAGGTCCACGTCGAAGTAGACGCCGCTCCACACCAAGATCTCACAAAAATCCTGGCAGAAATCCGTGAACATTACGAAGCAGTCACAGCGAAGAACCAAAGAGAACTGGAGCAGTGGTTCAAGACAAAG TCAGAGTCTCTGAAACAAGAAGTCGTCACCAGCACCACAGACCTGAAAACATCTCGCTCTGAAATCAACGCGGTCAAATCCAGACTGCAGGCGTTGGAAATCGAACTCCAGTCCCTCCTAGCCTTG AAAGCATCGTTGGAGACCACGCTGTCCGACACGAAGAATCGATACTCGATGAAGCTCTCTGGCTACCAGCATCAG GTCACTGTCCTGGAGGAGCAGATAGTGCAGCTCCGAGCTGATCTGGAGCGCCAACGTCATGATTATCAGATGCTTCTGGACATCAAGGCCAGACTGGAGATGGAGATCGCAGAGTACAGGAGACTGCTGGATGGAGAAGCCAC TGTCAAAACAACCTCCAGTTCCACCTCGAGAACAAAAGTCATCACAGTCGTGGAAGAGGTTGTAGATGGAAAAGTGGTTTCCACCTCCAGCTCTTCAACCATGTCTGACAGTCGCAGATTGATCTGA